A stretch of DNA from Paenibacillus albus:
GTCCACCAGCCGGTGCACAATTTGGTCGTTCCCGCCTTTAACCTGATAGCGCTCATCCGAGATGCCGAAGATCGAGAACTTATCGTCCTCGCCAACTTGCTCGTGCAAGTAAATAAAGTTTAGCGCGCTCTGCTCCTCCGATTCCGCCCCATACTCGATGTTGCAGGCAATATCAATGAGCCTTCCAAGCTTCGAGTTCATGCCGCCAGGGATGCTTTCTTCGATCCAGTCGACAACAGACATCCGGTCCAGTTCAAGCGCCCGCGGCGTGTATTCGCTGTACGTGGCTGGGAAGCCAGCCTGCTGCACATCCGCTTTCAGCTTCGGAATGACTTGTTTGAAGTCAGCGGCAGCTTCAGCGAGCGTATAGGGCTGTCCATCAAAATAATAGAATGGCTCTGTTCCCGCCAGCTCTGACGCAATGAGATCCGTAGTCTTCAGGCCGAGCTCATCGATCAGCTTTCGCAGCGCATGATGGCCAGTGTCGATCAGCATACCGCCCCGTTCAATTACTTGCCCTGCTTCAAAAGCTCCTCTTCTCGAATCGCAGCGTCCGCTAATGCGCCGATGATCCGCCTCGAAGATCGTCGCGGCAAAGCCTGCCTGCTTCAGCCGATACGCGCAGGTTAGCCCGGCAAGACCTGCCCCGACGATGGCGATTCTCGGAGCTGCGGACGGTGCCGCGATACCAGGAACAGGATCTTCCTCTGACTGCGGTGCGGATGCTGCCGGCCGCGAAGGGCGTGAAGCAAGCGGATGCGGCGCCCGCCAGTGCCACTCCTCGCCTCCCGCCGATTGCGCGGCAACGGCTTCTTTATAGCTCTCTCTGAACCAACTGGCTAACGCTGTATGCGGCATTTTTAATAAGTTCCCCCTCTAGCTTCTAAGCTTTCGCTTCTCTAGCAATCTACTACTTCATGTATGTGCTTGCTGAGCGTTAAGAGGAACGGCATCCGTGCAAAAGCGCATAAAAAAGAAGCGGTTCTCCGATATCCGAAGAGACTGCTTCTTACTGGTGATAGATCGATTAGTCTTCGTAGCCTGCGATACCTTTGTCCATCAAATAATCCATCTCTGCCTCGATAATGTCCTCGACAGTCGGCTCGTCCAGCTTCATGCCCGGACGGCTGAGGATGTAGTCCACGAGCTCATCGCTGTCGATGCTCACTTCGCCGTTCTTGTCTTCCGGCGCGTTGTTGATAAAAGCCTGCTCATGCTTCAGCACTTGTTCGATGCTGGCCGGAGCGGCTTTTGTTTTGCCCGCGATGAACGCGACAAGCTCCTGCATGTTGATCTGATCGCTCATAGTTGTTGTCAGCTCCAATGTACGTTTTTGTAGGTTTATTGTAGCACACTTACGGGATTAGCAAAATTTTGCCTGTACTCGCTCGGCTCTCCAAGTATTGATGCGCCTCTGCACCTTCTGCGAGCGGGAATGTCTTCGGCTCAGCCACCTTCAGGCGGCCCTCAAGCATATCTGTGAAAAGCGAACCCGCGCGGCTGCTCCTCTCCGCTGCGCTCGTCACATGATTCCACAGATCGCCGCCGGTCAGCGTCTTGCTCGTATCCATCAGCATGCGCGGATCGACAGGCTGCGGATCGCCCCCTGCCATGCCGAAGAAGACGACCGTGCCGCGTATGCGCACAGCCTTGAAGCTGTCCATCAGCGTCGAACCGACGGAATCATACGCGACATCGACGCCTTCGGCTTGCTGCGACCATGCCAGCACGCTGCTCACCCAGTCGCTGCTATAGAGGAAAACTTCATCGGCGCCGACGGCCAGCGCCGCGTCGCGCTTCGTTGGGCTTGACGTCAGACCCACGACTCGAGCGCCGCGTGCCTTGCTTAGCTGAATAAGGAGTTGGCCGACTCCTCCTGCCGCTGCATGGACAAGCACCGTGTCGCCTGCTTGCACGTTATAGCTGTCGTTCACTAAGTAATGCGCAGTCAGGCCTTGCAGCAGCACCGATGCGGCAGCCTCATAGCTGATACCCTCCAGCAGCTTAATGGCGCGGTCTGCCGGTACAATGACAAACTCGGCATTGGCATGCGGCACATCCGCGAAGCCGATTCGGTCGCCAACCTGGAAGCCTGTCACGTCCGGCGCGACTTCGACGATTTCGCCAGCACCTTCGTAGCCGAGAATGTACGGCGGCTCGCCTACTAGGTGATAATTGCCGCGACGGCGGTAAATATCGGCGTAATTCAGGCCGACTGCGCGAGTTCGTACCCGCACAGCGCCTGACGTGAGAGACGGTGCCGGAATCTCTTGCAGCGCGAGCACTTCCGGGCCGCCAAATGTATGGAAGACTAAAGCTTTCATGTTGTCACCTCGTCCTTATGATTACCCTACTAGCTTACTCCTATAGGGGGATCGGCTCAAGCGAGAGAGCTCTTCGTTTGAACTTGGCAGATGAGGGGAGTACAATAAATGTAATTGTTTAAGCAGATTACAGCGTCAAAGGAGGACATGTCCGTGACTGAAAAGGAAGTGCAAGAAGCAAGCTCGCATGGACGCGTGCTTATTGTGACCGCAGTTGACGCGGAGCGCGACGCCGTGCTTCGCGGCTTGCGCGGTGACGAACGGTTCGATGTCATCGCCGCAGGCGTTGGTCCCGCGGCAGCGGCTGCGGTGACTGCGGTGAAGATCGCCTCGGCGGCCGCCGGAGCTGGCAAGGCTGCTGCGGAAGCAGGAGATCATCGTGCGGGGCTGGTCGCCGCTACTGGCGAAGGATCAGGAGCTGGCGCGGGGGCGTATCGCCTCGTGATTAGCGCTGGCATCGCGGGCGGCTTCCCTGGGCGCGCGCCCATCGGCTCGCTCGTCGTCGCGACCGATATGATTGCCGCCGATCTCGGGGTCGAGACCCCGGATGGCTTTGCAAGCGTGGATGAGCTCGGCTTCGGCTCATCCCGCATTCTGGCCGACGCTCGCCTGGCGAGCGCGCTTGCCGCGAAGCTTGGCGGCGCAGCCGGCCTGACCGTCAGCACGGGACCTGTGCTGACGGTAACAACGGCGACGGGCACCGCCGCCACCGCCGCGGAGCATCTGCGGCGCGTGCCCGGCGCGACCGCCGAAGCAATGGAAGGCTTCGGCGTCGCTATAGCTGCGCAGCACGCGGGGCTTCCCGTGCTGGAGCTGCGCGCCATCTCGAACGCGGTCGGCCCGCGTGACCGGGATGCTTGGCGCATCGGCGATGCGCTGCGTGCGCTCGAACAAGCAAGTACAATTCTTACGGAGGTGCTCTCATCATGAATATTGCGTTCTCACCATGCCCGAATGATACATTCGTCTTTCACGCCCTCGTCCATGGGCTCATTCCAGGTGCGCCGGAATTTGACGTTACCTATGCAGATATCGACATCACCAACAATCTGGCCGCGAACCGGACAGGCCCGGAAGTGCTGAAGATTTCCTACGCGGCGCTCCCTTGGGTGCTCGACGATTACGCACTGCTGCCGTGCGGCGGCGCACTCGGACGCGGCTGCGGTCCGCTCGTCCTGACGAAGGACGGCACCACGTCTGCTGCCTCGCTAGCAGGCAAACGCGTCGCTGTTCCTAGCGAACGCTCGACCGCTTACTTGCTCTTCCGGCTCTGGGCCGCGCAGCAAGTGCCTGGCGGCCAGATGGAAATCATCGTGATGCCGTTCCACGAAATTATGCCTGCGGTGAAGGAAGGCACAATTGACGCCGGACTTGTCATCCACGAAGCGCGTTTCACCTATCAGAATTATGGCCTGAACATGCTTGCCGACCTCGGCAGCTGGTGGGAATCCGATACCGGCCTGCCGATCCCTCTCGGCGCCATCATCGCTCGCCGCTCGCTCGACATCGAATCGCTCACCACTTGGATTCGCGAATCTGTCGAATACGCGTGGGAGCATCCTGAAGTGTCCAAAGGCTACGTCATGGAGCACGCTCAAGAGATGTCTCCGGACGTGCAGAAGCAGCATATCGCGCTCTATGTGAACGAGTTCTCCGCGAACCTCGGAGAGAGCGGCTACGCAGCCGTCGAAGCGCTGCTTGGACGCGCGGCGAAGGAAGGGCTCGTCCCGGAATTCGACCTCGCGAAGCTTCGCCGATAAGAACATCAAAAAGCACAACCATCGCGGTTGTGCTTTTTTGATCTATAATAATACTCTACAACCAACAGCTGGTTTGCTGGATTTCTTAGACTCATTCAGCCAACTTTCCACCAATGTAGCTGGTCTGCTGGACCTCTTCGACTCGTTCAGCCAACTTTCCGCCAATGTATCTAGTCTGCTGGACCTCTTCGACGGCTACGCGGGATAGGCTCCTGCAAGAAGGTCCTCCAAGTCACCACATTCACAGAAATCGGGCCAAATCACCCAAAGAAGATCCCCAGATCACTACATCGGCCGGAAATCGGCCAAAAAAGAAAAAGAAGGTCCCCTCAGGACCTTCTTAATCGACACGAGCTACGCAGCCTGCCCGTTCATCACCAAAATAACTATCGCTGCAACTATCGCCACGCAGAACAGCACAAACAGCGTAATTTTCCACGGACTTCGCGGCACGCGGCCGATGACTTCGCCGGACTCGCCGTTCACCATATATCGGTACGACTTGCCCTTGTACATATAGTTCGCGTTCCACACCGGCAGCAGGATATGCTTGTAGGTTCGATTCGAATACGTCGTATCCACATTCAGATTGCGGATTTCGTCCCCGTGAATCTGCCCCCGAATCTCGCCTCGCAACGCTGCCGCCATCGCCCCATCCGCCTGCTCCCAGCCCTCCTTAAGAGAGACCGTATATCGCTCCGCAATAAATCCGCTGAGATACTCAGGCTTATATGGCAGCAAATCGCCCAGCTGAAAATCATTCATTTTCCGAAGCAGATCGCTGTCATACTGCCCCGAGGCAGGAATAAGCACGTCATCGAACGCCTTATTATAATCACCGCTGCTCCAATGCCATACCGTATACCGCACCTGCTCTGTGTACGTCTCGGTCTTACCGTTCACCGTTCTTGTACGCGTCTCCGTACGATAGTGATGAGTGCCAACTTCCACCGTATACGTCGAATAGGTATCCGAATCAAACGTCCAGTAAGGCACATAGACCCCGCTTAGTTTCGAGCTCAGGGACGCTTTCTTGAACTGGCCTGGGATGAACCATCGTTTCTTCCGCCAGACGTTGAACGCATCCTCCGCTACATCCTTCTTGATTTGAAAAGGAATGACCGACTCCGGGCGGATACTGCCTTGATCGCCTTGCGCCAGCACCTTGGGAGATCCGCAGAACGCGCAAACGGCGGCCGTTTGGCTCGCGGGCAGCAGCATTTCTCCGCTGCAGTTGCTGCACTTGATAAGCTGCTGCTCCATTCCCCAGTCTGTCAAATGCGCGTCAGCCTCGTCGCTGAAGTCCAGCTCATACTCGACCGGCTTTTTAGCTGCGCCTGCATCTATGGCAGACTCACTGCCGCAATACGCACATTTGAGCGATTGGCTGTCTACATCGAACTGCATCTGCCCGCCGCATGAGGCGCATGGAAAGGTCGCCGATTGGTCTCCTGCCTTCAAAGACTCATTGGTCGCCATAATCGAATCATCCTCTACATTTTAGTGCCGCAGCTTGTGCAGAATTTCGCGCCTGCCCGCTGAGCGGTACCGCATTCCGGACAGAAGCTGCGTTCCGGCCTAGCAGTTCCACATTCGGAGCAGAATTTATCCTTCTCCCCGAGCGCATGACCACAGCCACTGCAAGGCACTGTTGATCCTGCTCCCGCTGCATCTCCGCCTTGCTCCTGTCCTGCAGTAGGGTTCGCTGCTTGCGCGTCTTGTGCAGTCTCCTTCGCCTCTGCTTCGCTGCCCGGCTTCGCTGCACCACCAATCGACTGGCTGAACAGCTGCCCCATCGCAAGCCCCGCTCCGAGTCCTACACCTGCGCCAGCCAAACCATCGCCACCGTGCTGCGCGGCTTCACGGATCGCTTCAGCAGATTGAAACTTCACATATTGATCCAGGTTGCCGGCGATATTCATCGACGATCTCCGGTCAATCATCGTCTCTACCTCCGGAGGAAGCGAAATATTCTCGATGACGAGCGCTGTCAGTTCAAGCCCAATCGCCGTAAAATTCGGCTGCAACTTGGCGGCGGCTTGCGAGCTTAGCTCATCGTACTGCGTGGCGAGGTCAATGACGGACACAGACGATTCCGCTAGCAGGTCGCTCACGCCTGATACGATCATCGTCTTGAAGAAGCCGCCGATTTGCTCCGGATGAAACTCCTGCTTCGCTCCGAATATGCCTTTCATGAATACGGCAGGGTCCGTCACCCGGAACGAATAGTTGCCGAAGCCGCGCGCGCGAATAACGCCAATTTCTTTGTCACGCATGATGATCGGGTTCGTCGTTCCCCACTTCTGATCGGTTATCGTTGTCGTATTTACAAAGTACACATCTGCCTTGAACGGGGAGTTAAACGCATGCTTCCATGCTTTTAGCGCCGTCAGTACGGGCATATTTTGCGTGCTCAGCTCATATCGGCCCGGTCCGAACACGTCGGCAATCGTGCCTTCGTTCAAGAAGATGGCAGCCTGACCTTCGCGCACGGTCAGCTGAGCGCCCATCTTAATCGCATTATCGTAGGCAGGGAAACGGTAGACGATTGAATCCGTATCCTCCACCCATTCAATCACTTCAATAAACTGGCCTTTCAAGAAAGAAAACAAACCCATTCTTTCCGCCTCCTATCGTATGAATGCATATTGATAAACTGGTTAATTTTTTCAACTAAGATTATACGGTAAAAGATACGAGGGGGATAGGTCATCGGTTTCGGTATGCAATAAAAAAGAGGTCGAGCAGAAGAGAAACCCTTCTACTCAACCTCTACGTTAAAACGGTAATTAGTGACCCATCATCATAGCTGGATCCACTTGCTCTGCACCCGGAATTTCCTTCTGCGGCTTCGGCTTGCGAAGGAACAGACTGAACAGGATACCGAACAGAACCAGACTGAACGACAGCAAGAACGTGTCGCTGTACGCGCTAACTGCTGCATCCAGCGGATTGCCGTTTGCACCGAGTGTCGTCATATGATCAGCCGTACGTGTTGTCATGTAGCCAGTCAAGCCAGCAACCGCGAACGATGTAACGACTTGCTGTGCAGCAGTCGTCAGCGGCGTAACGCGTGTTACAAGGTGACGCGGCGCCGAGTTCAATACGTGCGTGTTCAAGGACATCATCGACAGACCCATACCGCAGCCGATCATGAAGAGTGGAATAAGGATCATGATAAGCTTCGTATCCAAGCTGATATTATGCAGCAGGAACATTGCGCCGCCAACGAGCACCAAGCCGACAAGAGCTAGCGGACGAGCGCCGATCTTATCAAACAGGCGACCGCCGATAGGCATGAAGATCATGGAGCCAATCGCTTGCGGAAGCATGATTACGCCTGTTTCCAGCGGTGTATAGTGGCGGATGCTTTGCAGGAATACCGGCATTAGAATCATCGCGCCGAACAGCGCAATTTGAACGATCCAGACCAGCAGCGTACCGCGTGTAAAGTCAGACGAACGGAATACGCGCAGCTCAAGCAGCGGCTGCTTGTGGCGAAGCTCGACGATGATGAAGAGCAAGAGCGCGATACCGCCGCCGATAAGGCCCCACAGCGTGTTTGTCTCGGACCAGCCAATGCGGCCGCCTTCGCTTACGCCGTAAGCAAGAGATGCGAATGCGATCGGCGCTAGGATCATACCAATGATGTCCAGAGCCGGTGCTTTAGCGGACTCCCATTTCGGCAAGTATTTCGAGCCTACGATTAGACCGATAATGCCGATCGGCAAGTTGATCAAGAAGATCCAATGCCACGATACAGCTTCAATGAGCCAGCCCGACAGAATCGGACCCATCGCCGGAGCAAGAAGCATCGGTATACCTAGCATACCCATAATCGAGCCGCGCTTCTCCATAGGAGCAAGACGGAAAATAATCGCCATCCCGATTGGCATAACCATACCGCCGCCAAGACCTTGGATGACACGGAAGATAATTAGCTGTTCAACCGATTGTGCCGCTCCGCAAAGAACGGAACCAATCGTGAATAACGCAATTGTAATAAGGAATATCCGTTTGGACCCGAACTTATCGGTCATCCAACCGGCCAGTGGAATTACCGCCGATAGTGCAAGCGTGTAGCCTGTGAACGTCCATTGCACCGTGTTAATCGTCGCGTCAAATTCCGTTTGGAATTTCGCCAGCGCTACGTTAACGACTGTGCTGTCTAGAATAACCATAATCATACCGACAATAACGGCCAAGAGCGGAGCAATAATGCTCTTGATCGAGAATTCGGATGATGATGTCGCTGCTGCTTGTTGAGACATCTTTCTACCTTCTCTCCATGAAAATTCTTCTCTATATTTCCATGACTCAAGGTTTTTGTTGAAAACTCATCAGTCATGACATACAATATTCTCATCAAAACACAGTCCGTTGTCAATCATTTTTTTGAAGAGGGGAACTCCCATGAGCTTGCTTAAAGAGAAAATCATCGGATCGGCCATGCAGATCTTCTCGCAAAAAGGTTATGCAGCTACATCCATCCAAGACATCGCGAACGACTGCGGCATCGCCAAAGGGTCGTTATATAAAATTTTTGCATCTAAAGAGGACTTGCTTGTAGAGGTGTATCGCAACCGGACGCAAGCTATGTTCGAGGAAGCGAATCGGATCAGGTCGGATCTGTCGATGTCTCCGCGAGAACGATTCGTGCTGCAGACGCATCGCCAGTTTAAATTTTTTCTGGAATTCAAGTACAGCATAAAAGACTTCTATGAACTGCCTATGAACGAGGATGGCGTCTTCTCCAAATTTCTTCAGCAGATGCGCTCGCAGATGCTCGTTAATTATGCAGAGCTGATGATCACTGTATACGGCCCGGAGATCGAGAACAACAAGTGGGATATCATCGCGCTGTACTCCGGCATTCTCAAGGAATACATGATCATGACTACGCTTATTACGAGCCCGTTCGACTATGATCGGATGGCGAATTTCGTCGTCGATCGTATGGATGAGATGGTTGCAGGCATTAGAAGCTCGGAGCTAGAGCCGATTCTGGATGAAGAAGTCATGTCGAAGTTCGTTGCAAACGGGATGCATGGCTGTCGAGTGCCTACCGGCGAGCAGCTGCATGCGTCGCTGACCAAGCTGACGGCCACCATCCAGGAGCTTCAAGTGACGAACGCCCGCAAAGCCGAGCTGCACGAAGCAGCCCATCTGCTGCAAGAAGAAGCAGACGACGAGCGGCCGCGGATGGTGCTCGTGCGAGCCTTGATCGGTCTGCTGCAAACACAGCATGAATTAACCGCCATTGCCTCGCAGCTTGAGAGGCTGTATGAATCCAAACGCACGAGGCTGCTCTCTTAACGCTCGGCATAGCAAACCAACTAAAAGCCCAGGCTCCGGGTGGTCAAGACCCCGTTTAGCGGACAGTTAGAAAAAGCCCTACCCAATAAGCTGTCTCCGGTAATTTTCCGGAGACAGCTTATTTAATTTTCTTTGCGGACGATGGTTGTTGTAAAAATAGATATATTCTTCGATTCTGCTTTGTGCATCCTCGATGGATCGGATATCATAAGGGTAGAGTGCTTCCGTCTTCAAATGAGAGAAGAAGCTCTCCATTGAGGCATTGTCATAACAATCGCCTCGGCTAGACATGCTGATTCGGGCGCCAACCTTTGGCAGCATGTCGTGGTAATCGTAGGACGTGTACTGGGATCCCTGATCGCTGTGAACGATCAGCCCAGTCACGTCCTTTTCCGTGTCAAAAGCTTTTGAGAACGTCTGAAGGACGAGTTCGTTGTCATTGCGTAAGCTCATGTTATACGCTACGACACTCTTCTGGCATAAGTCCTTAATGGCAGAGAGGTATAACCACGTATCTCCGACTCGAAATTGGGTGACATCGGTGACCCATTTCTGGTTAGGTGCATCGGCTTCAAACTGTCGCTCCAGAATATTTTTAACGACTCGGTCACCTACATGCCACTTACGGATATGACGGTATTTGCGGCGTATCTTAGCCTGTAGCCCCATCTCTTTCATGAGACGAAGCACCTTCTTATGGTTCATCCAAACGCCGTGATCTTGCAGCATGAACAGCTGAATCTGGCGGTAGCCGTAGATGCCTTTGTAGCGTTCAAACGTTTTACGTATTAATTCTTTAGCATGCTGATCCTTATTTACTTCCTTACGTTTTAAAAAAGCGTAGAATCCGCTTCTGGACAACCCGAT
This window harbors:
- a CDS encoding flavin monoamine oxidase family protein, which codes for MPHTALASWFRESYKEAVAAQSAGGEEWHWRAPHPLASRPSRPAASAPQSEEDPVPGIAAPSAAPRIAIVGAGLAGLTCAYRLKQAGFAATIFEADHRRISGRCDSRRGAFEAGQVIERGGMLIDTGHHALRKLIDELGLKTTDLIASELAGTEPFYYFDGQPYTLAEAAADFKQVIPKLKADVQQAGFPATYSEYTPRALELDRMSVVDWIEESIPGGMNSKLGRLIDIACNIEYGAESEEQSALNFIYLHEQVGEDDKFSIFGISDERYQVKGGNDQIVHRLVDRLAPGNIRRGNRLIAIAEQLNGTYQLSFQDRGGRM
- a CDS encoding quinone oxidoreductase family protein, which encodes MKALVFHTFGGPEVLALQEIPAPSLTSGAVRVRTRAVGLNYADIYRRRGNYHLVGEPPYILGYEGAGEIVEVAPDVTGFQVGDRIGFADVPHANAEFVIVPADRAIKLLEGISYEAAASVLLQGLTAHYLVNDSYNVQAGDTVLVHAAAGGVGQLLIQLSKARGARVVGLTSSPTKRDAALAVGADEVFLYSSDWVSSVLAWSQQAEGVDVAYDSVGSTLMDSFKAVRIRGTVVFFGMAGGDPQPVDPRMLMDTSKTLTGGDLWNHVTSAAERSSRAGSLFTDMLEGRLKVAEPKTFPLAEGAEAHQYLESRASTGKILLIP
- a CDS encoding futalosine hydrolase encodes the protein MSVTEKEVQEASSHGRVLIVTAVDAERDAVLRGLRGDERFDVIAAGVGPAAAAAVTAVKIASAAAGAGKAAAEAGDHRAGLVAATGEGSGAGAGAYRLVISAGIAGGFPGRAPIGSLVVATDMIAADLGVETPDGFASVDELGFGSSRILADARLASALAAKLGGAAGLTVSTGPVLTVTTATGTAATAAEHLRRVPGATAEAMEGFGVAIAAQHAGLPVLELRAISNAVGPRDRDAWRIGDALRALEQASTILTEVLSS
- a CDS encoding 1,4-dihydroxy-6-naphthoate synthase — protein: MNIAFSPCPNDTFVFHALVHGLIPGAPEFDVTYADIDITNNLAANRTGPEVLKISYAALPWVLDDYALLPCGGALGRGCGPLVLTKDGTTSAASLAGKRVAVPSERSTAYLLFRLWAAQQVPGGQMEIIVMPFHEIMPAVKEGTIDAGLVIHEARFTYQNYGLNMLADLGSWWESDTGLPIPLGAIIARRSLDIESLTTWIRESVEYAWEHPEVSKGYVMEHAQEMSPDVQKQHIALYVNEFSANLGESGYAAVEALLGRAAKEGLVPEFDLAKLRR
- a CDS encoding SPFH domain-containing protein; this encodes MGLFSFLKGQFIEVIEWVEDTDSIVYRFPAYDNAIKMGAQLTVREGQAAIFLNEGTIADVFGPGRYELSTQNMPVLTALKAWKHAFNSPFKADVYFVNTTTITDQKWGTTNPIIMRDKEIGVIRARGFGNYSFRVTDPAVFMKGIFGAKQEFHPEQIGGFFKTMIVSGVSDLLAESSVSVIDLATQYDELSSQAAAKLQPNFTAIGLELTALVIENISLPPEVETMIDRRSSMNIAGNLDQYVKFQSAEAIREAAQHGGDGLAGAGVGLGAGLAMGQLFSQSIGGAAKPGSEAEAKETAQDAQAANPTAGQEQGGDAAGAGSTVPCSGCGHALGEKDKFCSECGTARPERSFCPECGTAQRAGAKFCTSCGTKM
- a CDS encoding DHA2 family efflux MFS transporter permease subunit, producing MSQQAAATSSSEFSIKSIIAPLLAVIVGMIMVILDSTVVNVALAKFQTEFDATINTVQWTFTGYTLALSAVIPLAGWMTDKFGSKRIFLITIALFTIGSVLCGAAQSVEQLIIFRVIQGLGGGMVMPIGMAIIFRLAPMEKRGSIMGMLGIPMLLAPAMGPILSGWLIEAVSWHWIFLINLPIGIIGLIVGSKYLPKWESAKAPALDIIGMILAPIAFASLAYGVSEGGRIGWSETNTLWGLIGGGIALLLFIIVELRHKQPLLELRVFRSSDFTRGTLLVWIVQIALFGAMILMPVFLQSIRHYTPLETGVIMLPQAIGSMIFMPIGGRLFDKIGARPLALVGLVLVGGAMFLLHNISLDTKLIMILIPLFMIGCGMGLSMMSLNTHVLNSAPRHLVTRVTPLTTAAQQVVTSFAVAGLTGYMTTRTADHMTTLGANGNPLDAAVSAYSDTFLLSFSLVLFGILFSLFLRKPKPQKEIPGAEQVDPAMMMGH
- a CDS encoding TetR/AcrR family transcriptional regulator: MSLLKEKIIGSAMQIFSQKGYAATSIQDIANDCGIAKGSLYKIFASKEDLLVEVYRNRTQAMFEEANRIRSDLSMSPRERFVLQTHRQFKFFLEFKYSIKDFYELPMNEDGVFSKFLQQMRSQMLVNYAELMITVYGPEIENNKWDIIALYSGILKEYMIMTTLITSPFDYDRMANFVVDRMDEMVAGIRSSELEPILDEEVMSKFVANGMHGCRVPTGEQLHASLTKLTATIQELQVTNARKAELHEAAHLLQEEADDERPRMVLVRALIGLLQTQHELTAIASQLERLYESKRTRLLS
- a CDS encoding IS3 family transposase, with the protein product MVGHYEGGGVPEKCRLVEELREHFTVAELCKEIGLSRSGFYAFLKRKEVNKDQHAKELIRKTFERYKGIYGYRQIQLFMLQDHGVWMNHKKVLRLMKEMGLQAKIRRKYRHIRKWHVGDRVVKNILERQFEADAPNQKWVTDVTQFRVGDTWLYLSAIKDLCQKSVVAYNMSLRNDNELVLQTFSKAFDTEKDVTGLIVHSDQGSQYTSYDYHDMLPKVGARISMSSRGDCYDNASMESFFSHLKTEALYPYDIRSIEDAQSRIEEYIYFYNNHRPQRKLNKLSPENYRRQLIG